In the Leptotrichia sp. oral taxon 847 genome, one interval contains:
- a CDS encoding YiiX/YebB-like N1pC/P60 family cysteine hydrolase, whose amino-acid sequence MKNKTFKNYNKRIFLFFLFLMFSLTLHAQSSASKYKWYSPKQIIQNMDKLQPGDILILSKRPTLRSMWGHAAVLNEHKKIVEFPAYSIGYSESPIYAWQNLKRQVAVFRLKNIDDNFKNALFHEIDETITKPYGITFNKNFDKRLYCSQFIYIVFKKAGLKVGKIINLDSNGGGMVMPYDIMNSKLLENIVF is encoded by the coding sequence ATGAAAAATAAAACTTTTAAAAATTATAATAAACGAATTTTTCTATTTTTTCTTTTTTTGATGTTTTCGCTAACTTTACATGCGCAATCATCAGCTTCAAAATACAAATGGTACTCCCCAAAACAAATAATTCAAAATATGGATAAATTACAGCCTGGTGATATTCTTATTTTATCTAAAAGGCCAACGTTACGTTCTATGTGGGGACACGCCGCAGTTTTAAATGAACATAAAAAGATTGTAGAATTTCCAGCGTATTCAATTGGTTACAGTGAAAGTCCAATTTATGCGTGGCAAAATTTAAAAAGGCAAGTTGCTGTATTTAGATTAAAAAATATAGATGACAACTTTAAAAACGCTCTATTTCACGAAATAGATGAAACCATTACAAAACCATACGGAATAACCTTTAATAAAAATTTTGACAAAAGACTGTACTGCTCGCAATTTATTTACATTGTATTCAAAAAAGCAGGACTTAAGGTAGGAAAGATCATAAATCTCGATTCAAATGGTGGCGGAATGGTTATGCCGTACGATATTATGAATTCTAAACTTCTTGAAAATATTGTTTTTTAA
- a CDS encoding Mrp/NBP35 family ATP-binding protein has product MPDKNAILLERKQKIDVKMDKVKHKIAVMSGKGGVGKTTTAINLAYGLSIKGYKVGVLDADLHGPNVPIMFGVEGKKLSKISVPFKISDNLCISSLSFFIPDNDPVIWKGPQKMTAIMELLEGVEWQELDFLIIDLPPGTGDETLAIAQNIKGASALIVSTPQNVSILDLKRALKFAKLINLNVLGIIENMSGFVCPNCNKEVNVFKKGGIEAVAKETKTDFLGSVPLDANIVESSDNGLPFISNDSLASRKMNDIIEKIIKKVNNN; this is encoded by the coding sequence ATGCCAGATAAGAATGCTATTTTGCTAGAGAGGAAGCAAAAAATAGATGTTAAGATGGATAAAGTAAAGCATAAGATAGCTGTGATGAGCGGAAAAGGTGGAGTTGGTAAAACAACAACAGCAATAAATTTAGCTTATGGATTATCAATTAAAGGATATAAAGTAGGGGTTTTGGATGCCGATTTGCATGGTCCTAATGTTCCGATTATGTTCGGAGTGGAAGGAAAAAAGCTTTCTAAAATTTCAGTGCCATTTAAAATTTCAGATAATTTATGCATTTCTTCACTAAGTTTTTTTATTCCTGATAATGATCCTGTCATTTGGAAAGGTCCACAGAAAATGACCGCTATAATGGAATTGCTAGAAGGTGTTGAGTGGCAGGAATTAGATTTTTTAATTATTGATTTGCCACCTGGAACAGGAGATGAAACATTGGCGATTGCACAAAATATAAAAGGTGCAAGTGCATTGATAGTTTCAACACCTCAAAATGTTTCGATTCTGGATTTAAAAAGAGCACTAAAATTTGCAAAATTAATAAATTTGAATGTTCTGGGAATTATTGAAAATATGAGCGGATTTGTTTGTCCCAACTGTAATAAAGAAGTAAATGTATTCAAAAAAGGTGGAATAGAGGCAGTTGCAAAAGAAACAAAAACTGATTTTTTGGGTTCTGTCCCGCTGGATGCCAATATTGTTGAATCAAGTGATAATGGATTACCGTTTATCTCAAATGATTCGTTAGCGTCAAGAAAAATGAACGATATTATTGAAAAAATTATAAAAAAAGTAAATAATAATTAA